The Ptychodera flava strain L36383 chromosome 7, AS_Pfla_20210202, whole genome shotgun sequence DNA window TTCATCAGTGAGCCAAGATCAATCTTACTAAGGGCGCTATTCTTTGTTGGCGCTGCGTTCGTTGCCATAGCAGGCCCTTTTCATCCTCATGACTGGAAACTTGTGATGTGTACAGATACCGTCAAACAACCAAATGGATATGACTGCGGCATATATGTCATTTTGAATGCCTACAGTGTTATTACTGGCAGATTATATGATGAGATACAGAGTACTACAGTAAGGAGATGGGTCACTAGTCTAGTGATGCAGCAATACGTACATGTTGCCTTGCGACCTGATGACAAGCCTCGTAAACACAGAAATGTGAAGTTTAATAAGGAGTATAACCTACTTCAAGAAATATTCAATACAAAAAGTGGCCTAAGGGTATATGAAAAAGAGCAAAGATATCAGATGACACAAATTATCAAAGAACTGGAGCTTTCACGAAATCTGTCTACATGCTCCTCCAGGACGTGTCCTGGTGATCTGTCAACTGTAGAAGAAGTCATGTGCTGTTTATGCAGACAATGGTACCATGTCAGCTGTGTCGGCCTACAGATCTGTGAGTTGCCCGTGTATTTCAAGTGCCGTGATTGTCAGTAGCACTTTCATCGGATGCCTCGCAATATCCACGAGAAACGAAAGCTGTACGTAGGCCCTGTAGTTGCTGAGATACACGTGAAgtaagtcaaaggtcatcaaaggcCATCAAAAAATACGGGAAAAAAATTGCCCGACAATAAAAGTTATGCATTACAACCGAACCTTTAGTCCTTTGTTAACCTGAAACTACAATTTGCACACGCCGTGCGGATAACATTGGATGCACAGGTCggaaatcataaaaaaacaaaaacaaacaatattgtTCCCAATAATGGAAAGGTCACGCATTTAGGAGCTGATTTACCTTACCTTTATCCCATTAATCTGACGTGAAGCACAGACGTTGCTGCTGAGCAGAGTACTGTTTATACAATGTGGCGTTTACATTCAGTTGCATGTGAATGTCCGTCGACATGTATGTTCACTATATCGGGGCTTGTAATCATTGAAACATTGGCCAACTTCTAACCAGGATTCGGATGTTCCTGGTGTCAAAGCAGCAAGTTGTGCCCATTTTCCTATTAAAAACCTGGCCCACCCTATTTTGTAGTCAACCGTCTTTCTCCATATTCTGAACTTCCTTCGCTTtatttttccattgaaatacTGTTCCTCACCCACTTGTGTAGTAAAAATGTTTTCCTTTGACCCATTTTTAGGCCTGCACTATAATGAAACTAGCATCCTTCACCATATTCTGCACTAATTACATAGTCCTTCGCCTTATTTTGCCGTGAAAAGATATCCTTCGTCCCATCATGTAGTGAAAAGGCTTGCCTTCAAATCATTTTATACGGATAACACAGTCCATCGCCCTACTCTTGAGAGCTTACGCTGCCCTTCACTAGCTCAATTCCGCGCTAAAAATACTATTCTCGTCCTTTCTGCATCCAGAAATACCGTCCTTCGTAGTCCTTCACTATCCTTCGCTGTCCTTCGTTTTAGTCTCACCCCTtcactgcactgcactacactgcCCGACGCTACACTATTTACGTTATTAAATGTACGTTTTCATAATGTGAACTTAACAATATTCTGAATGCTGAACAATTTTAACAATGGGTAAACGTCATGGCCACCCTTCAGGGTCAGTCACAGTATGCTTTTTGAATAAAGAAATGAATTCATTCACAAAACACACCTACAGCAATTTTTTAGCCTAACTGAACATCCGTATTTAACAGCTGTCAGTTTTCACACTTGACCAAATTGCTGTAATtagttaaatatgtaaataagttaaACATCAGTATATAACGCCGAAATAGTTCACACTTTCACATTCATCAAGTCTTACACCGCTCAGTGACCAATATGGATGTTGTGTAAGTGTACGCTGACCGAGGTGAGGGCGCATGTTATTAGCTGTAGCCATCCATTGAAAGTGCTTTGCAAAGATTGAAAGGTTTTGGAGTTTCCAGCAACCATCAGTTCTTCTCTTTTGGCCTGACCTTACATGATGATATTCTCCAACAACTTATGCCAGTTTTATCCTACCATTTCATCTCTCATCGAGATTTCAGTGATGGTTCTGTTTCCTGTGACTGTAGTGCTATTGCATGAAGATGTCGGCCTGCATTTTTCAGTGAACCATTGTGAAGATGAAACTCGAATATAAACggcacatatgcaattacaatgCTGCCCCTTGACATTAAACGGTTAGCGTTGGCACGATAATTCACATAATATGCTAATGAGTCGTAATTATAAACAGCATCCACCAATCATGATAGCATTGGGAGATGACAAATGGGTCTCTGACCTCCAAACAAATTAAATGCTGTCGATATATGTCTCCGGTTAAATGATTTGTAAATCACTCAGATTAACCTATGATCAGTATGACGCGCACTCTAAGTATTCAGCATGTACGGTATTGAACCTCAAAATTACCGATGTACATTTCAAATCTGATCAAATTCAATATTAAATACTCAATCCAAACGTTGAAAATTAGCCAAttagtctggtgccgaaaccctgatttttggtcgaacccaaaaatttcggccccacaatgattctcggtggtttctgtatcttcaaagcctactgaatcaggatctgcatgatgccacccttgcacccttgggcattttaatatattcaagatggccgtcaagatggctgccaaaacatgtaaatggtaatatctcagctctatgaaatgttatcaaggagattttggtgtcatttgcaaggtaaacagggccaaggaattcattCCTTTCATTGCCCGACATgtgcaactcttaatttgcataaaaatccaagatggctgccaaaatcatctccaaaacaggtaaaatgccgtatctcagctccatgagctgttggagtcattgtggtctcctttgccaggcaaATGGGGTTAcggaactcatatctttcattgcctgatatgtacaacccttaatttgcataaaaagccaAGATGgttgccaggtaaacagggccTACCTAGCCGTAGCTGTGTATCAATGTACCTGGACTTTATCGTTGAAGTTTAATGTGACAAATATTGCCGATTGCGTGCAGAAAACGGGATTTTCGTTTTAGTCCCCAACGGTTTGATTTGCTTGCCTTGCACAGCTGCTTCGAATCGAGTCACGAGTGTTGTTACATAATAACCTCGGGAGGTTTGCCACGTCAGTACGTGCAAGCTTTCAGAATGACTTTCCTAAGCTGTGAGGACTGTGGTGAGCTCTCAGCTAAAGTGCGTCTGTGCCAAGGAGACATGCATTTATGTACAGGCTGCAACAAAAAACGCTTCGGCGGAGGCAATGGTTCAAAAAGTGATGGAGATAGAGGACAAGTAAGAACAACGAGTAGTGGTGTGATAATTAATGAGCTTTTATGCTTTTTGGTGAACAAAATGGATGCTCTCACTACTGATATGCTTGTCAAATTATGTTGTGATCATTTTGGTGATGATGAAGTGGAATTGGCCAAGAAGACCCTCTTCGAATTCTGCCATAATGACTTTGGACGGCTTGTAAAGCGTCAGGGCCAAAACAAACGCTATAATAATGTTATGGATATGGTCAAACTACTACATGAACTGGACGAGGAAGACCTCCCATGCTTTGTTGCGAAAAACCTCGCAAAGTTACCTCCAGTTGACATCAACCACATAGATGTCTCTACCTTAATGACTGAACTGAAATTTATGAGGCGTGAGCTGTCGCAGTTGAAAGATAACAATGCTCGGTCTGAGGTGGGTGATTTGGCGGATGAACTGCACGTTTTGCGACAAGAAATCTGCGAGATGAAAGGCTGTCTCGGTAATATTCAGTTGGGAGTTGAAAAACGTGACAAGATCCCACAGGTGGTGTGTCGAGATTCCGCTGAGACATCTGTTATGAAATTAGCACCTCCCCCTAGTAATGAAGTTTGGCGTGTAAATACCAATTCATATGCTGAAGCTGTGCAGTCGCAGGTGGCTGTTGGTAACGTGACAACTAATACTGCGTTGTTTCCGCCTCGTCGAGCATCTTCTGGGAACTTGGAAAACCCGTCATCAAATCAGAAAGGAGATTTCAAATTGGTGACGCGCCGGCCCAAACGTCGCCCCCAACATGTAATTGGGACAGCAAAACCGGTGGAAGGATGCTCGCTAAAGGTAGTACGTCCTAATCCTCCATTTAAACTGTTTATCACAAGATTTTCTCCGACAACAACTCCCGAAGATGTTAAACGTTACATTGAAAGTCGCTGCAAGACTGAAGTAAAATGCGAACAGCTCACTACAAAATACGATACGTATAAATCTTTCGTGATTGAAACGACACGGGATTTCGCTGACGCAGTTCGTGATCCTGCTCTGTGGCCAGACGGTATTCTTGTACGTAAATTTTATTAACTATTTCCATGACCCTACGGCTTGCATCCTATAACTGTCGTGGTATAAAATCGTCCATTGATGCTATCAAATCTCTCTGTGACATCCATGATATTGTTTTTCTTCAAGAACATTGGTTGACAAAAGCTGAACTTTCGTTGCTGCCTAATATTCACAAGGAATTCAACGCTTGCGCTGTGTCTGCCATTGACGACACTTCTGGTTTTCGCGTCGGACGCCCATTTGGTGGGGTTGCAATTTTGTGGCGTAAGTCATTGGGACATAATGTAAATGTAAAGTATTTAGATGACACTAGGTTATTGGGTGTTGAAATCATTACATCCTCAGCGAAATTATTCTTTATTTGCGTTTATTTGCCAACTTATTCACATGATAATTATGATAGTTATATGTCATATTTAGCGAAAATCAGAAATATTGTTACTGATGTAGAAACTTCTAATGTTGCTATTATTGGTGATTTCAATGCCAATTTGGGTACTTTATTTGGTAATGAGCTTGACATTTTTTGTCGTGAAAACAATCTGCATATATCTGATGTTGAGAAGCTAGATAATTCTGCTGATAATTTCACCTTTATAAGTGAAGCACATGGTACTACGTGTTGGTTAGATCATTTTGTGAGTACTCATGCAGTTCATAACTCCATCACTGATATTCGTATCCTTCATGATTTTGTGTCGTCTGATCATTTTCCTCTCTGTGTAAACACACAAACTGGTGGATTAATTCGTTCTGATCCTTGCAAGCATGGTATGCGCAGTTATAATAGCAGTTTTAATTGGAGTAAAGCGACCCctcaaaatttattcatttatggaAACGAAACTGGGTTTTTGCTTCGTAATCTTGAAGTGCCAAGTGAAGCTTTTGTGTGCCGTGACCCCAACTGTAAGAATGTTGATCACATACGTGGTTTACAGTCATTTTACTCGAATGTTGTTTCATGTTTGAAATTAGCTGCCAATAGTTGTATTCCAACTTCATCATCCGGTGAGTCTGGTTTTAATTCTGTCCCTGGATGGAATGAACATGTGCGTAATTTTCACAACTCTGCGCGGGATGCGTTCAAAATTTGGGTGGTAAATGGTAAGCCAAAATCAGGCCCACTCTTTCATCTTATGAGTAAAACTCGTGCTAAATTTAAGTCTGTCTTGCGATCTTGTAAAAGAAACGAAAACAAAGCTAGGGCGGAGTCCTTGGCCCATAATTTAACACGAGGGGGTACACGCAAGTTTTGGAATTCTGTTCATAATGCAAAGGGTGGCCATGCCGCTATTCCAACCAGTGTGAGCGGTTGTACTGGTCAAGATAATATTGTTGATATGTGGAAAAAACATTATGAAAGTTTGCttaattctgtcaaaactaTTCGTGATAAATCATCTGTTATGTCTTCGATAGACAATAGATTTTAATAATCAAATGGTGGTTACTGTCGGTGTGATTAAAGAATGTATACACAAACTTGAAAAAGGTAAAGCCTGTGGTAACGATGGTATTGCTGCAGAGCATTTGATCTATGCTGATCAAGTCCTGTGTGTCATTTTGAGCCTTTGTTTTACTGGCTTTGTCGTCCATGGTTATTTACCAGATATGTTTATGCATGCAGTTATTTGTCCAATTGTTAAAGACAAATCTAAGGATCTTACTTCGGTCGATAATTACAGGCCCGTGGCTTTGGTGACAGCGATTTCTAAACTTTTTGAATTGTGTATCTTATCACGAATTGAAACTTTACTTGTTACTAGTGATCTCCAGTTTGGCTTTAAAAGAAGTCATTCCACAGATATGTGCATTTTCACACTTAAAGAAATTGTAGATTTTATAAGAGACATAATACACCCATATTTTTGTGCTTCATGGATGCTACTAAGGCATTTGACAGGGTAAATCACTGGACTTTGtttagaaaattgataaataggCGTATACCATTGTTTATAGTCCGTATTTTACAGTATTGGTATTCAAATCAGTTATTTTTGTACGATGGGCGTCTGCTTTGTCAAACGCATTCAGTGTTATTAATGGCGTACGGCAAGGCAGCAATCTCTCACCTATGCTCTTTGCTGTGTATGTAGACGATCTAAGTACAAAGCTACAATCAGCCTGTGTTGGATGCTGTTTGGTAAACACAGTTGTTAATCACCTATTTTATGCAGATGACTTGGTTTTGATTTGCCCCTCGGCAAAAGCattacaaaaattaattaacatatgtGAACACTATGGGGACAAGcatgatattgtttttcatccCACTAAAACAGAATGTATGGCTATTTTCCCGAGGTCTTGGAAACCTAACAGAATTCCTATCGTATTTTTATATGGAAAATCTCTTAAATTTGTCAACACTAAAAATATCTTGGATATATTGTTTCTTCGTCGGGGGAAGACAACGCTGATATGCACAGGCAACTTCGATGTGTTTATGCTAGAGCTAATTGGATTGCGCGCAATTTTAGCTGCTGTTCAAAGATTGTGAAATGTACCCTTTTTAGAAGCTTTTTATATAGTATGTATTGTCTTAATGTTTGGTGTAACTACAGTGCTAGACAGATGTCAACTCTAAAAGTGGCTTATCATAATGCATTGCGAATAATTTTTGATCTTAAACGTGATGCTAGTATCAGTCACAATTttgtatcaagaaatattttgaattttgcttcaTTGCAACGAAAGTTACATTGAACTTTTGCAAAAGATTAACAGAAAGCAAGAATTCAGTAATATACAGTTGTGTTAATTCTGATTTTTACTTTAATTCAACTTTCTGGCAGCATTGTAGGAATGTATTGTATTAGTATTTTcagtagttttttttattcttttataaaatttatttctcgCTGTAATGCCTACATATTAATGTTTTTCTTGGTATGGGCCGATGGCCTGAAATaaaggtaataataataataataacaaggcagtattgctgaaggcaatgagtacttgggccgtgatagagtaattttgaggacaatatatactactattcaaatatggtcttgaatttcctcctgtcaattagggattaactggttattaaacgaagcaatggcatgacaacggcaaaatatgtctagcaacttttgtggagtttgaggcaggggttctttatttatagtggaaattgcttaaactccttaaatattcaaattacagcaaatttcttttgttctcgatggtagatgtctaatatttagatgggcatatttagatttctaccctatagttatccctatataccgaaaatcggacatccagctctattggcttgctcagaattagatatgcgcataattaatgaggtacaatatgtggcgtcgtaaggtgtcttatcataccaaatatgaaggatgtagcacttgtggttactgagttgtggacaaatatatatatttgaggtcaaaggtcattgaggtcacgtcacattttgtcataataattgtattgctaagttattcctatataccaaaaatcagacctctagctctattggctcgctcaaaataagatatgcgcataattaatgaggtacaatatatggtgtcataaggtgtcctatcataccaaatatgaagggtgtagcacttgtggttactgagttgtggacaaatatgtatatttgaggtcaaaggtcattgaggtcacgtcacatgttgtcataataattgtattgctaagttattcctatataccaaaaatcagacctctagctctattggctcgctaaaaattagatatgtgtataattaatggggtacaatatgtggcgtcataaggtgtcccatcataccagatatgaaaggtttagcacttgtggttactgagttatggacaataatgtatatttgaggtcaaaggtcaccaaggtcacatgatattttgtcaaaatgtctgagatatctgcgtgaacggatggactcactgatggactcacggacggatatgacccaatatgtaagccccctggactttatctatTGGGACAacaaactgtgtcactgcatcctttaggcaatatgaatacgatgagaaactaaatttttatttttcttggccttatacatggtgTCTATGGAGAACtcccttatacatgggagtctatggaggtgtaaactaaaaagtcctctaacacggccaaattcgatcgcattgtgaaacaaatcgacgtgcatctgtatggggttgggtaccattcttgtgcaaagtttgaaagaaattgaccagggcatgtctgagatatctgcgtgaacggacggacggacggactgacatgaccaaacctataagtataacacccccaggacttcgtccgtgggcactaaaaataacgcaacagttattacagctacaccggcggtaggttcatatccagagccccgtacggtctgccgccgtcgcttgaaaacaatctcataaacctggccatatcaactgtgtatgggcagctggatacttaacttcccggagaaggcgagctgtcacgttcaagctcaggattatttcacgatcaaatttcagtaaatttaccttacctagatgaaattttgtctataggctgaaatttcgccgaagtttgacaaaattacatcgatttttcaggttcatatccgacatttttgagttttgagtgcagacagaaataagatttgaggcaacatggctgcgaccccatgttgacccctagccctgcgtacgatgcaatgtgctacagctaacacacagcatcgtacgcagggcccagggctagcgagagagttgccgacatcgacggttatttacgagaagtgaataaaggactgtcatttttggaagcgatcgagtagctgaggtaggctgggatacgacttgggcccaagaacgctgaattttggcagtaatttggctttttacgtcaagtcccaaaatggatttgaagtcaccgaccctacgtacgggtcttttcagggctgtggtgagcggggcgattagctgtagcggaacacacagcatcgtacgcagggctagttgaccccaagtgaaaatgtgttcgcgatcaaatcttcctacatttttttcagaattttcgacaaaatcattgcttcttaaatcttttgtaaaatataaaatactaaaataaaaatgcgatgtgccatgtctccagatttctaaaatatcgttcgttgaccgttcgacggaatactcatttcgcaaacttgtgacgcagttgaaattcataggcctactgaccgccaaatatcttaatgagacgagatcattctagacatcctccattcgcgttagagttcagctcgcttagagtatcataacattcttcggccttcgtttagatcgaccctaatctctcccatttaggaaataaatacacaagctaccttgacaaaacttcgtgcaccatccaggaccaaacgcactacaaatctgtcttgacgtcatcatctccttacatggtaatcggcataccgtattttttagcaaaggagacacagaatacgtcggagtactcagtttcaaaacgtattacattgtgtgatgttgtcaaaaaaaaggtaatgttactgcagtggtataaattacaaaacacaaaagttaaaatcagTTTATTTGGACTGGCTATacccaatatttcatattgtttcttatgccagatttgaccacgtgcttactggcgacccctttacatgcaaattttgtgtcaaatggtgtgttctcctggaaaaacaaacgtacgatttctatatgaaggaggcgaaatttgccctcaaaactcgaaaccacccctttgtggggtgtacctagctattttgaacgagcttctcgaatctgcagctctatttcgaaatgatggtctggttttctcagctcaaggataagtgttctccatcgctgtgggcattactattctcagctgggggtacagtttccagtcgtaatgtttttcattgtgtccgggatataaaacatttccttttcacacttttacttggattaacactagtccacatcttgtcagcgattaaacatgtttcaagtttaaatgttaaattctggtctcgagccctcttgtttgACCagactgaaattacccctcccactttggctggTCCAGTgagtgtagcaagggtcgtgccatcgcctaggaaacggagggtgcattaattgttgcatttcgatgcacattttgattatattcagaagattttgtggcaaaaactcagatagagaagcattaatattcacatctcacttattcaagactggccgagagcagcacttccattcagttaacatcattacgccatttattatgccagaaagatgaagccaagacattttgccctccctggtctcagccagaaatggttataccttacagagttttttcccacggaatgaaaacaaatgtacttgggctgaggcccaagtacaataaaaaAAACGACATCCATAAACAGGTAAAATATCAATCTCAGctcaatgagaagctgttggagtcattttgttctcctttgccaggtatattgggtcaattaattcatatctttcattggctgatatgtacaacccttaatatacataaacatttgcataaaaatccaaataccTGTTTCAGTGTGTAAGGAGTCATATCTCAAAACACTACAATGtatgccactgattttgatttcttttagCATTTTTTACGGGTCAAAAATTGGTATCTTTTGTTATATTGCTATAAAATCAActatgaaaattatgaaattgatgcttacaatccaagatggctgctaatcttGTTTCCACAATATATATAaaggtatatcttagctgaaattgcacCCTAGAGACTAATACAGTAAGGGTTCAAGGctgaaggataagtttctttcgttattttaaatgtaaaatatttcattgaaagccaaaatgaccaccTAATATCAACTATGCCCACACAAATGTATGTAACAAAAGTATGAGTCGTATATTATCCCACCAAGCATTCTTGAgacctattttgttgtgtttggtcatgttttATTGGTCGCAGGGTTTTCATTGCTTGTTTTCTGAACTGGAAAAATCTTACTTTTAATGGAGGGATTTTATCCCGCATTGCAGCTTTAATGGTTTCCTAGAACATCACACCATATCTTAATTTATCCAGCATCTTTCACACAAGGTTGTATGTGTTTGGGTCCGTCTGAGAAGTCATGGATTTCACATTTCCACTCatataatttgtcaaaccaccatttacataaattatattgTTCTTTTTTGACAGCAAAGATACTTTCATGTTATGCCTCTGAAGTTCTACCCTTAGCTTCGCAACCGTCATGCTGCaaacaattttaaagtttttgcaTTACGGTCATCCGTAGGGGCATCAAGAATACCAATGTTTGCGCTTGACACCCATCCAAAGCACTTTGAACAGTTTAATTGCAGTACAATTACGTATACCCACTATTTAATtggattgttgttgtttttgtaattaAACATATATACACCTTGCTCCTCCTAAAGCAATCTTTTTCACTACTTCTAATCCACTTCCTGACATAAAAGTTCTATACTGATGAGCATGTGCATTTTTCCTTGTGTCTCGGAATGAAACCAAAAATACATTGCAAAATAACCTGTACTGTTTTGATGACTTGTACAAACTTTTATTTGACTATAAAAAGTAACATAACAACAACCAAAAATGTATGCAGACAAAGAGCTACAACTGCTAGGTTATGGTGCAGTGGGCTACATGCTAGCCATTTTACGACATATAACTTGGAcaagaaaaaacgaaaaaagtaaaatattgatgaacatgtaatATACGCATATAGATATTAAGATTTATACATATATTCTCTTTTTTAATACtcgtttgttgttgattttgcaaaacctttattgtactttaagATCAAGATCCCAAGTGGGATACGACTTCAATAAGGGCTTACTTTACTTCActaaactttatatatatatatatatatatatatatatatatatatatatatatatatatatatatatatatatatatatatatatatatatatatatatatatttatatatatatacacaaatgtatacaatgtgccctcccggttatcaccataatggctttatggcaacctctgaacttgggcacagagggtacggttacacattgttgaggattgaaaatatggactcaccagagtgctccaacggcaatacataccatgagcgaagcatatatatatatatatatatatatatatatatatatatatatatatatatatatatatatatatatatatatatatatatatatatatatatatatatatatatatatatatatatatatatatatatataaataagaaCGGTATAGTGAACAAAGATCCAAGGTGTCAAACGGATTTCGTGACTTTGGTTGGCTGAAAAATGAATCAGTCAAATCGCTTTTCACTTAAACTTTCAGTCAAGGCTAACCAGCTCCTTCAGATGTGCATAAATTCATTCCTAATGGATGTACAGGTGACCCTCCATATTCCACAGGAAGTTACAGGCGCTCTTTAACTCAACTGGCTgtgacatttgtattttttggcagtATAGTATAGCAAGCATCTGCCAATATAAATGGCCCTGCTAATAACAAAAGCGATGAAGATGATGTTGTGCCAGaatcttacagttctggtcgaaaacttgtaaatgagtattttgGTACATTGTTACAGATAACTATTATAAAACGTGCCACCAAATGATAAATGGTACGTAAACAGTTCATGTAATGGGAAAAGTGTGTTCCTCAATACCTAAAATGCGGCCAAAGATTAAGCTTCAATCTCAAAGATGATCAATGATAATATAAGTTAAGGCTACATGCCTGTTT harbors:
- the LOC139137767 gene encoding uncharacterized protein, whose protein sequence is MTFLSCEDCGELSAKVRLCQGDMHLCTGCNKKRFGGGNGSKSDGDRGQVRTTSSGVIINELLCFLVNKMDALTTDMLVKLCCDHFGDDEVELAKKTLFEFCHNDFGRLVKRQGQNKRYNNVMDMVKLLHELDEEDLPCFVAKNLAKLPPVDINHIDVSTLMTELKFMRRELSQLKDNNARSEVGDLADELHVLRQEICEMKGCLGNIQLGVEKRDKIPQVVCRDSAETSVMKLAPPPSNEVWRVNTNSYAEAVQSQVAVGNVTTNTALFPPRRASSGNLENPSSNQKGDFKLVTRRPKRRPQHVIGTAKPVEGCSLKVVRPNPPFKLFITRFSPTTTPEDVKRYIESRCKTEVKCEQLTTKYDTYKSFVIETTRDFADAVRDPALWPDGILVRKFY